A region of the Candidatus Methanomethylicota archaeon genome:
TAGAATATGCTAAAACTAAGTAATCTAAGCCTCTGTTGACATTTGAGTGTGCTGTATAAAGCGGGTACGAGGAGCTAAAGTACACTATCGCCTCCCCTGTATTATATCCTTCTTCAACAATAGTATTTGCTCTCATAACAGCTATTTCGTTTAACAGGATATCATGGTAAATGGAGATAATATCTTCTAAACATTCCCTTTTACTTGCAGAAATATTACTAGCCATAATATATCACCCCGATATCGGCTTAAATGGACATTTATTATTCTCACATATATTACATAGATCACTTACGACAAACAACTCTTTGTCGCTATGCCTAGTTCCAGTTCCTGCTAATCTTTCACCTAAATCTATTAATCTATTCTTAAGATCATCACCTTCAATTTTTAAAACAAATATTTTCTCCTTTGTCTTATCACCATACTTATACATGAGGGCCAATTCTACCTCTTTTTCATTATCTTGTTTCTGTGCAGTGTACAAATACGCATATATAGATAATTGGAGGAGATCTTGCAATCTTGCATGTGATGCATGTGTAGATTTAACTTCAATTATGAAATCCCGTTCATTATCCGAACAAACAAGGTCAATAATCCCCTTCAAATTTCCGTAAATAACCTTATACTCTTTTTC
Encoded here:
- a CDS encoding PD-(D/E)XK nuclease family protein encodes the protein MQSSGVREHISKLITCDSFIPKHEVLEKANRKHGVMVDRIKNIFEKMGKYCEKEYKVIYGNLKGIIDLVCSDNERDFIIEVKSTHASHARLQDLLQLSIYAYLYTAQKQDNEKEVELALMYKYGDKTKEKIFVLKIEGDDLKNRLIDLGERLAGTGTRHSDKELFVVSDLCNICENNKCPFKPISG